CACGGCAGCCGGGTGCTGATCGCCTCCACCAGCGAGATCTACGGCAAGAACGACAAGATCGGCCTCACCGAGGATGACGACAGGGTAGTCGGTTCGCCGTTGAAGTCGCGGTGGTCCTATTCGGAGGCCAAGGCCGTCGACGAGAGCTTGACCAGGTCCTTCGTGGACGAACAGGGGTTGTGGGCGGTCATCGTGCGCCTGTTCAACACCGTCGGGCCCGGACAGAGCGGGCGCTACGGCATGGTGCTGCCCCGTTTCGTGTCGATGGCGCTTCGCGGGCACCCGCTCACGGTGTTCGGGAGCGGCGAGCAGATCCGCTGCTTCTGCCATGTGGACGACGTGGTTCCCGCTCTGGTCTCGCTGGTGCACAGTGACTCGGCACGTGGTCGTGCGGTCAACCTCGGCAGCACCGAGCAGGTGTCGATCGAGGAACTCGCACACCGGGTGATAGCCACCACCGGCTCCCCGAGCGATATCGTGCACAGTCCCTACGAGGCCGTGTACGGCTCCGGTTACGAGGACATGTCGCGGCGTGTGCCCGACTGTTCGCTGGCGCGGGAGCTGGTCGGTTTCCGGCCCGCCCACGATCTGGATTCGATCATCAGATCGGTCGTCGACGAGCACACCCGCACCGGGGAGGGCGTCACTGTCAGGTCGGGTCGTGTTGACACCGGCTGACGCGCGGTTGGGGGTGTGCTCATGCGTGGGAAGCCCGTAACCCGGTGGTTCGCCGTGCTCGGATCCAGGGTGCGGCGAATCGCCCTCGTGGGAGGTGTGGCGGTGTTGTGCCTGGCGTTGATACTGGTCGTGCTTTCGGTGCGACGCGATCCCGCTCCCCGCCCCACCGCCGGCTCCGGTGAGGTGGTCGCCGCCCTGCCGTTCTGGAACTTCCAGGGAGGGACCTCGGAGCTGATGCGGCACACCGAAGGGTTCACCGAGGTCTCGC
This portion of the Actinopolyspora lacussalsi genome encodes:
- a CDS encoding UDP-glucose 4-epimerase (product_source=KO:K01784; cath_funfam=3.40.50.720; cog=COG0451; ko=KO:K01784; pfam=PF01370; superfamily=51735), with the translated sequence MRALVTGAAGFVGSHLVRYLLAAGHTVVALDDGSTGDWDNLAGVAEHERLCPVPGSVVDGETVERATAGCDVVFHLAAAVGAFVIRDRTLESLLTNIHGTHRVLEAAHRHGSRVLIASTSEIYGKNDKIGLTEDDDRVVGSPLKSRWSYSEAKAVDESLTRSFVDEQGLWAVIVRLFNTVGPGQSGRYGMVLPRFVSMALRGHPLTVFGSGEQIRCFCHVDDVVPALVSLVHSDSARGRAVNLGSTEQVSIEELAHRVIATTGSPSDIVHSPYEAVYGSGYEDMSRRVPDCSLARELVGFRPAHDLDSIIRSVVDEHTRTGEGVTVRSGRVDTG